Proteins co-encoded in one Strix uralensis isolate ZFMK-TIS-50842 chromosome 2, bStrUra1, whole genome shotgun sequence genomic window:
- the FAM181B gene encoding protein FAM181B has product MAVPAALLSPHHLLSFCFPAAGGLLGYADLEKGYEGGGGGDAGDFKEATRDLLSFIDSASSNIKLALDKPVKSKRKVNHRKYLQKQIKRCTGIIAAAPPPPPAPPPPAAASPPAACPAKPPPRREASQAASSLQSKSLAALFGSLQQGRGAAAGGGEAAGGGGGGGAGGGGAAGGPRKVPLRDRNLPPSFFTEPALPAARGPPPGAKELEKSGGAEASEFFELLGPEYAALLPEHAAPPDAFPGRAAELGLEHGLYEAPLPLPAAHHPLLGGLLYPEPPWSPAGPCSPPKKAPPAEALRPLYPGGGEPAPGGGGEEPGGGHLAAGFAPFFPECPLPPPQVPYDYGAGYPRPAYPGL; this is encoded by the coding sequence atGGCCGTGCCAGCCGCGCTGCTCAGCCCCCACCACCTCCTCTCCTTCTGCttccccgccgccggcggccTCCTGGGCTATGCCGACCTGGAGAAGGGCTacgagggcggcggcgggggcgacGCGGGGGACTTTAAAGAAGCCACCAGGGACCTGCTGAGCTTCATCGACTCGGCCTCCAGCAACATCAAGCTGGCGCTGGACAAGCCGGTGAAGTCCAAGCGGAAGGTGAACCACAGGAAGTACCTGCAGAAGCAGATCAAGCGCTGCACCGGCATCatcgccgccgccccgccgccgccgcccgcgccgccgccgcccgccgccgcctccccgcccgccgcctgtCCCGCCaagcccccgccgcgccgggaggCCTCGCAGGCGGCCAGCAGCCTCCAGAGCAAGAGCCTGGCCGCCCTCTTCGGCTCCTtgcagcagggccggggggcggcggcgggcggcggcgaggcggcgggcggcggcggcggcggaggggcgggcggcgggggggcggcgggcggtcCGCGGAAGGTGCCGCTGCGGGACCGCAACCTGCCCCCCTCCTTCTTCACGGagccggcgctgcccgccgcccgcgGGCCGCCGCCGGGGGCTAAGGAGCTGGAGAAAAGCGGCGGCGCGGAGGCGAGCGAGTTCTTCGAGCTGCTGGGCCCCGAGTACGCCGCGCTGCTGCCCGAGCACGCCGCGCCGCCGGACGCCTTCCCCGGCCGGGCCGCCGAGCTGGGCCTGGAGCACGGCCTCTACGAAGcgccgctgccgctgcccgccgcccaCCACCCGCTGCTGGGCGGGCTGCTCTACCCCGAGCCGCCCTGGAGCCCGGccgggccctgcagcccccccaagAAGGCGCCGCCGGCCGAGGCGCTGCGCCCGCTCTAcccgggcggcggggagccggcccccggcggcggcggcgaggagcCCGGCGGCGGGCACTTGGCGGCGGGGTTCGCCCCCTTCTTCCCCGAgtgcccgctgccccccccgcagGTTCCCTACGACTACGGCGCCGGCTACCCCCGCCCCGCCTACCCCGGCCTGTag